The following is a genomic window from Solanum lycopersicum chromosome 6, SLM_r2.1.
GTTTAATGTCACAGTGGTCTATGGATACAATACAACAGAAATGAGGAGAAGTTTATGGAATGAATTGAAGATGTTAACTCATAGTGTTTCAAAACCTTGGATCATAATAGGTGACTTTAATGCAGTTTTATCACCAAAAGATAGATTAGATGGAGTTCCTGTTACATTGAATGAGATCAAGGATTTTGAGGAATCTATTAAAGATATgggaattattgaactacattGGAAAGGTAATTACTATACTTGGACAAATAAACAAGTTGGAGCAGCTAGAATTGCCAGTAGAATAGATAGAGCCTTTGGGAATGATTGTTGAATGGATAAATGAGGGCATGTGGTTTTAGAATATGGGGTTCCAGGAG
Proteins encoded in this region:
- the LOC138349329 gene encoding uncharacterized protein; protein product: MNKRYKQKEIRLLLHQNKTSIAGLIETRVKEIKSNAILKAITPGWKIIHNYKDDANGRIWIVKDDSWYDIKLLKSTAQMVHCQVNERSKGYQFNVTVVYGYNTTEMRRSLWNELKMLTHSVSKPWIIIGDFNAVLSPKDRLDGVPVTLNEIKDFEESIKDMGIIELHWKGNYYTWTNKQVGAARIASRIDRAFGNDC